Below is a window of Trichosurus vulpecula isolate mTriVul1 chromosome 4, mTriVul1.pri, whole genome shotgun sequence DNA.
ataactaaatatgATACAGTAACCCTGCTTCCCCTCCCAAATGAACACCTTCTCAGATCCGATTCCTTACCCTGCCAACAGTGACCTCATCAGCAACAGCTTCTGCCAAATGGGGCTGTTGTCCAGGCTTTAGAAAGTTGATTTAAGAGCACCATTGCTACTTTTTGCTCTTCTCAAAATTGCACTGTCCCAGGTGCAAAAATCCACAGTTACTGTACAGATTTTAACAATGAATACATGAGATCTAACTCcattctttccccccttcctacCCTCACTTTCAGAGTGGTCCCTTTTACAATTGAAGTAGCATTGGCTACCCCACCGCCATGCTGTTTACAGGGCGGCAGCAAACCAGGCTAAAAAATGCCCTCTGAGACTCAGGTCTATGCCTGGATCTGACCTGGGATGCCAagtgggggatgggaggtgggggaagggcggTGTAGTGGGCTGGTACAGCTGCGCTTGCTCAGtactggggggaggggcagaaggtgGGTCGTCAGCGTTGCCAGGCAGACCTTGGCCATACTCCTAAAAAGAGTCTGCGTGGTGAATCTGCAAACCAGCAAACACCTACTCTTTGTCGGGCAGGGATTGTAAGGAGTTCTGTCTCTGCCaaggcttaataagtgcttgttgacttaaccACAAGGACCAAAAAACTATGCACAGTCCCAAtccacaaggagcttatgttctacttaTTCGACTTGTAAATATAAggcatttatgaaataaataggaagtaatttaaCATCTGAGGCCATCTAAAATGGTCTATTGGACTAGTGATTTGAACAGGATACTGAAATAACAGGGACGCCAAGGTGAAAGGGCGGGGGGAGGCCTTTGCGAATGAGGCTTGTGCCTGTGCAGCATGAGGAAGTATTCTTATCTCTTCTAGGGTTATTTGGGGACAGGGCAGGGGTCATGTTGCACACCCCTGAACCTCGATTCTCCTTCGAGATTGGCCAAAGAAGTTTAGAGACGCTCAGCAACAGAGTTGGGGGAGAGGCCTTACTAGTGCGCCTGCGCAGTCGTCGCTCCTTTGCCATTGGCTGGAGGGATTGCAgggagtggagtgggggtggagcTAGGTTGAGCTTGCGCTATAAGCCTTGGGGCAGTTGGAGTCTCCACGTGCACTGTAGCACTACGTGCACTGCCTCAGATCGTTCCAGACATCCTCCAGTCATTCCGCCGGCCAGTGAAGGTAAGGCGGTGGTAGCAGTTTGGGTCCAGATCCGAGAAGGCTGTTCCAGACCCTGAGAAGCGCGGTGGTGCCAGCTGGCGTGACCTTGACCCTGACCCTGATCCTGACTGAGGTTGCTGTTGGCGTGCGGAGTCGTGCTGATCCCATTTGCCTGATGTCGCCCAAGGCCACCCGGAAGACCCAGCCCCAGGCAGGTGGCCCCGAGTTCCCGCCCCAAGAGGCCCAGGAGGAGGGTTCTGAGATGCAGCTGCAGCCGCAGGCAGGTGCCCCCGAGAGCCCAGGCGTGCTGCAGACCCAGGCCAGCCCCTCTGGGATCCAGGACCTGCCCGAGCCCCAGTGGGAAGAAGCCCCTGAGATCGAGCCCGAACCCCAGCCAGGGCCCTCCTACAGCTTCCTGCTCCAGCTCCAGCCGGGGACCCCACCCCAGTCCGGTCCCGAGTCCCCCAGTTCCCTGGAGGCCCAGCTCGAGGCCGGCGCCCTGGCCTCCCAGACCCTAGGGCAAATGGAAGCGGAGGCAGACGCCCCAAAGCCGCCTTTCCAAGTTGGGGACCAGGTGCTTTCCCTGCACGGTGCGCTACTGTACGACGCCAAGTGCCTGCGGGTGGCCGAGGCGGCGTGCGGGGCGGCGGCCGAGGCCCAGGCCGGCTCGCTCACCTACCTGATACACTACACGGGCTGGAACAAGAACTGGGACGAGTGGGTGCCGGCCAGCCGTGTCTTCGAGTACTCGGAGACCAACCTGCGACGCCAGAGAGAGCTCCTGGCCGCGCACCAGGCGCAGCTGCCGCCCGCCAAGAAGGGGCGCGGGGGACCGCGCGCCAGGAAGACCCCTGGCCTGCAGCAGCGGGGCGGAGGCCGCCCCGGGCCCGCTGCCGAGGCCCTGGGCGCGGGGGAGGGCGGTGGCCCGAGCCAGGCTCCGCAGCCCGGCCCGGCCCCCCGCAGGAAGCGGGTGCGCCCCGAGCCGAGCCCCGAGGGACGGGCATCCTCCAGGATCCGGGACGATGTGAAGGTGGAGATCCCCGAGCAGCTGAAGCCGTGGCTCGTGGACGACTGGGACCTGGTGACGAAGCAGAAACAGCTCTTCTCCCTGCCGGCCCACAAGAGCGTGGACGCCATCCTGGAGGAGTACGCGGCGGCCCGCACAGTGCCCGGCACGGAGCAGGATCAGGCCTTCGCCGTGGTGGAGGTGGTGGCCGGCATCAAGGAGTACTTCAACGTGATGCTGGGCACGCAGCTGCTCTACAAGTTCGAGCGGCCGCAGTACGCCGAGGTCCTGGCGGCGCACCCCGGCGCGCCCATGTCACGCATCTACGGGGCCCCGCACCTGCTGCGCCTTTTTGTGCGCATCGGGTCCATGCTGGCCTACACACCGCTGGATGAGCGCAGCCTGGCCCTGCTGCTCAGCCACCTGCACGACTTCGTGGGCTACCTGGCAGAGAACTGCGCCGCCCTGTTCCGTGTCAGCGACTACAGCGTCGCCCCTCCCGAGTACCACGAGAGAGCCGAGTGAGGCTCTGGCCGCCGAGGCCACCGTGCTGGACTCTGTGCCCCCGACCCTGGAGGTCCTGGcactgaggagggggagggactcAATAATGCGGGTGATTGGGGTCGAATGGTTAAACATTATGTTGGGCTTGGGACAGAAGATTGCGAGGGTCTGGGAGGGTTGTATGGGATGACGGTGGTGGGCACGGGTACGTTGGGTGGAATGTCTGGGGGTAACTCAGCGACTATGCTCCAGCTTCGCGACTACGAGTTTGTGTATCTGCTTTATTTTGGTGATGTGACGGGGTTCTCTTGATGGCTTAGTGCCGTACAGCCAAAGATTGTCATTTGGCtagttttctctattttttgttgcAGAAGTCAACCGCCTCTGAGACTGAACtgttccacattttctctttgCTGGGATGGTTTAAAAATGATGCTATGTGTTCATGGTGTTTGTAGTTTGGTTCTAGTACTCAGATTCTAACAAGATAGAAATTCATTATTAAGTATCAGCAGTTTTCTTAGAAAGTCGATAATTTTAAGAGTTGCTTTATAAGTCTTGAAAATAAATCTTTTTCATTGAAAATGAAAACTTCATTCTGGttggttttttaaatatatattacaaTTTTGACCTTCGTCACTGAGGTTTCTAAAAGTTGTAACTATTAAGTTTTTTGTCTTAAGTCCGTACGTAATACAATAATGTTCCTCCCTTCAAGGTGACATAAACCTCCCCCCTACATGAAGCCCCCAAATCCAACTGCTCCAACTAAAAACCATCTCTCTActtggtgagaatcaaatgaaataatcgtTATAATTCActgggcacagtgcctggcatatagtaaacactaaCAATGGTAGCCACTGCTATTACTACGGTAATGACCACTTTATCCGAGTCATAACTTCGTAGGGTATAGGAATAGTAAAGATCTTTAGCGGTCATTTGGTCCAGTGTCTACAGTTTAGAGGTGATTTTGAAGCCCAAAAACCCGATTTGTTCCTAAGAGAGTCTAAATTCCCCTTTCTACAATCAAATAGGTAGTtgctttttagcttttttttttttttccatttcgtTCATGCTTGTGTTACACCTAGCTGGAGTCCTCTACCAAACCATTTACAACTAAGTGTTTCCTAGATGTTTCTGGGACTCTTATTCCGTCATAGGGTTTGGCTCCATCAGGAGCACAATAGGTGTttgatactttttcttttcttagtggTATTAACATTTTTGTGTTAGGTTTATCCTTTCATGATGGAGACAGCAACTTTGTGATGAATCCCTGTAGGACTTTGCATCAGGCAATGTACTGCCAAGCTGTAAGTTACTTGTTGGAAAGATGATGGAAGGTCATCTATAATGAGAGAATTACATTAGAATAATTTTTTAGAGTAGTCTAAATGGATATAATTAAGAATAGAAACTGTTAGACTAAGAAGTTGATTTTCAATACTTGTGCCAATTAATTGCTGATTGCGTGAGTGAAACAGCATATGTGTGCATTTCCTAATTAGTTGTGTCACAGGTAGTGTTGTATGATGTGGCTGGATCATCACCTCCCAGGCATGTGCTATCTAGACCAGGTTAATATTCAGGTACAGATTGGACCAGGTTGCCTCTGAAATACTTTCCAGCTGATACCTCTGTGAAATATCCAAGGAGTATACTTAAGTAGTTCAGAGCATATTTTATGCCATCAGGTCGTTGAAtagaattatgcaaaaaaagCAATTGCTTGTGCCTAATACTTCTGTAGCCACTTTAGGATAGTGGCTAGAAAGCTGGCCTTATAATGAGGAAAGCCTAGGTTCAAAGTTCCCCTCTGATACATACTGCAGTGCTGGATGATGCTGAGCACATCACAACTTTTTGGTATTTCAGGCCTATAAATCCACGTGAGTTGGGAGGGAGCTTCCTCATCAGGAGTTcccttataccagtgaaatcagagaTCTGCCCCTCCTTACAACCTCTACCCCAATTTTGTATGTGTGGAATTccatataatatatgaatatgtaaaatatataattgcATATttgtgtacacacaaacacacacacacatacaaccctTGCAATAAGggatgttcaataaatattgttGGTTGATAAGGCTCTATCCTCATTCAATAGAAGGATGAACTTCTGGCAATTTATATGCCCACTAGCAAAAATATCACCTTGTTTTCTAGGGTGGGAGGGGATCTGGCAGATAGATGCCCCAAACAGAGAGaaggctccaaagaagaggatTCCCTGTCATAGGTGGTTCCATATAACACAATCCATGAGGTCTGCACATAGACCTTCTTCACCTTACATAATAGCTACATTCTTGAagttcaaaaaatttaaaattaagtaCCATTTCAAAACAGTTTCAAGAGCCCAACCCTTTAAAGAAACTGTGTGATCAATCCCTTTTTAATGGTCCCAGGAAAGAAGACTGGATGTGTGCTTTCCTTGCCATGGGGAGCTCCCAGTGGAGGAAACACTCTCTGATCCTACTGGCGCCTCGGGTCCCATGGCCCCAGGTCCTCGTGGTTTTGAGATCAATTCTCTAACCATTATACCTTGCTATCTTATCAGTTTATGTGCTTttcattgcatttttttaaagtcactggAAACCTAGAAACTTTCCTTTATCTTATATAAATCACCACTCCAATCTGtgccctagattttttttttcagcatgggtaaaatgaagatgaaaaaaatctcTGGATTTACTTGCCAAGGGTGTGGTGAGATAAATAGGTCCCATCTGGTTTGGGTTTTCATTTTCCCGATGGGATGCCCTGCAAGCAGATGCGTGGTTAGCCTTGTTCTTACTCCAACAATCACCCCACCTCCATCTgttggaagaggaaaaaggaggcaTGACGGAGGGGCCTGCAGGTGcaatcttttcatcttttctccaactgcaaaatgaagatcataatagcaccttcgAAGATTctagggttgttgtcaggatcaaatgtaataatgtttgtaaagttctttgcacaggacctggcaaatagtagacactacacaaatggtgtaattaataataattattaatctaACAGTTTATTATTCTAGAGGTTGGAGGGAACATtgataataaaaaatattgaGAATAACAT
It encodes the following:
- the LOC118847067 gene encoding mortality factor 4-like protein 1, with product MSPKATRKTQPQAGGPEFPPQEAQEEGSEMQLQPQAGAPESPGVLQTQASPSGIQDLPEPQWEEAPEIEPEPQPGPSYSFLLQLQPGTPPQSGPESPSSLEAQLEAGALASQTLGQMEAEADAPKPPFQVGDQVLSLHGALLYDAKCLRVAEAACGAAAEAQAGSLTYLIHYTGWNKNWDEWVPASRVFEYSETNLRRQRELLAAHQAQLPPAKKGRGGPRARKTPGLQQRGGGRPGPAAEALGAGEGGGPSQAPQPGPAPRRKRVRPEPSPEGRASSRIRDDVKVEIPEQLKPWLVDDWDLVTKQKQLFSLPAHKSVDAILEEYAAARTVPGTEQDQAFAVVEVVAGIKEYFNVMLGTQLLYKFERPQYAEVLAAHPGAPMSRIYGAPHLLRLFVRIGSMLAYTPLDERSLALLLSHLHDFVGYLAENCAALFRVSDYSVAPPEYHERAE